One Rhizobium sp. NXC14 DNA window includes the following coding sequences:
- the nifK gene encoding nitrogenase molybdenum-iron protein subunit beta, translating into MPQSAENILDHAPLFREPEYRQMLAEKKANFECPHPDQVVADQSDFTKTWEYREKNLGREALVVNPAKACQPLGAVFAAAGFEQTMSFVHGSQGCVAYYRSHLSRHFKEPSSAVSSSMTEDAAVFGGLKNMIDGLANTYKLYDPKMIAVSTTCMAEVIGDDLRSFIENAKNDGSVPTDFDVPFAHTPAFVGSHVDGYDGMIKGILEHFWTGSERKEVAQAINIIPGFDGFCVGNNRELKRLLDMMGVVYIFIQDASDQFDTPSDGMYRMYDGGTKIEDVKRALNAETTLSLQHYNTRKTLEYCKEVGQATASLHYPLGVQATDEFLMKVSQISGREIPPTIGLERGRLVDAMADSQAWLHGKKYAIYGDPDFVYAVARFVMETGGEPTHCLATNGTSAWEAEMQALLASSPFGKDCQVWAGKDLWALRSLLFTEPVDLLIGNSYGKYLERDTGTPLIRLTFPIFDRHHHHRFPLMGYQGGLRVLTTILDTIFDKLDRETSEPGVTDYSYDLTR; encoded by the coding sequence ATGCCGCAGTCGGCGGAAAATATTCTCGACCATGCTCCCCTGTTCCGCGAGCCGGAATACAGGCAGATGCTCGCCGAGAAGAAGGCAAATTTCGAATGTCCACACCCGGATCAGGTCGTTGCCGATCAATCCGATTTTACGAAGACCTGGGAGTATCGCGAAAAGAACCTGGGCCGCGAAGCCCTTGTCGTGAACCCGGCCAAAGCCTGCCAGCCGCTCGGTGCGGTCTTTGCAGCCGCAGGCTTTGAGCAAACCATGTCCTTCGTGCACGGCAGCCAGGGCTGCGTCGCCTATTACCGTTCGCACCTGTCGCGTCACTTCAAGGAACCTTCATCGGCGGTCTCGTCCTCGATGACCGAGGACGCCGCGGTGTTCGGCGGGTTGAAGAACATGATCGACGGGCTCGCCAATACATACAAGCTCTACGATCCGAAGATGATCGCCGTCTCCACCACCTGCATGGCCGAAGTCATTGGAGATGACCTCCGCAGCTTCATCGAAAACGCAAAAAACGATGGGTCGGTCCCCACCGACTTCGATGTACCTTTCGCTCACACCCCCGCCTTCGTCGGCAGCCACGTCGATGGCTATGATGGCATGATCAAGGGCATTCTGGAGCACTTCTGGACAGGCAGCGAGCGAAAGGAAGTCGCTCAAGCCATCAACATCATTCCCGGCTTCGACGGCTTCTGCGTCGGCAACAACCGCGAACTGAAGCGCCTGCTCGATATGATGGGCGTAGTCTACATCTTCATCCAGGATGCCTCCGACCAGTTCGACACGCCGTCTGACGGTATGTACCGAATGTATGACGGCGGCACGAAGATCGAGGATGTGAAAAGGGCATTGAATGCCGAAACGACACTGTCGCTGCAGCACTATAACACGCGCAAAACGCTGGAATATTGCAAGGAAGTTGGTCAGGCTACGGCTTCGCTCCACTATCCGCTGGGTGTCCAGGCGACCGACGAATTCCTGATGAAGGTTTCGCAGATTTCCGGCAGGGAAATCCCTCCGACAATCGGCCTGGAGCGCGGCCGTCTCGTCGACGCCATGGCAGATAGTCAGGCCTGGCTGCACGGCAAGAAATACGCAATCTACGGCGATCCTGATTTCGTCTACGCCGTTGCCCGGTTCGTCATGGAAACCGGCGGTGAGCCGACCCACTGCCTCGCCACCAACGGCACGTCGGCCTGGGAAGCCGAGATGCAGGCGTTGCTCGCATCCTCGCCCTTCGGCAAGGATTGCCAGGTCTGGGCGGGCAAGGATCTGTGGGCGCTGCGCTCGCTCCTCTTCACCGAACCGGTAGACCTGCTGATCGGTAATTCCTATGGCAAGTATCTCGAGCGCGATACCGGCACACCCTTGATTCGGCTGACTTTTCCGATTTTCGACCGGCACCATCACCACCGTTTCCCGCTCATGGGCTACCAGGGTGGACTGCGCGTCCTGACGACGATCCTCGACACAATCTTCGACAAGCTCGACCGCGAGACCAGCGAGCCGGGTGTGACGGACTATTCTTACGACCTGACCCGTTAG
- the nifE gene encoding nitrogenase iron-molybdenum cofactor biosynthesis protein NifE, with translation MPSLKAKIQDVFEEPACEKNRSKDSKARKNGCSKPLIPGAAAGGCAFDGAKIVLQPVTDVAHLIHGPLACEGNSWDNRGSASSGPTLWRTSFTTDLTELDVVMGNGERKLFKAIREIKEAYAPPAIFVYSTCVTALVGDDIEAVCKRAAEKFGLPVVPVNAPGFAGSKNLGNKLAGEALHDYVIGTVEPDDASAYDINIIGEFNLSGEFWLVKPLLDRLGIRVRACIPGDARYLDIASAHRAKASMLVCSTALVNLARKMEERWGIPFFEGSFYGISDTSEALRQIAELLVTKGAEPEILERTEALIEEEEAVAWKKLAAYRPRLEGKRVLLNTGGVKSWSVVHALMEVGMEIVGTSIKKSTPEDKERIKQLLKDENHVFETMAPRELYNMLADDKADIMLSGGRTQFIALKAKTPWLDINQERHHPYAGYDGMVELVRQIDLAIHNPIWTEVREPAPWECQPKTEGVPSSQNEVETFHPASPPSSPAPVASIR, from the coding sequence ATGCCGTCGCTCAAGGCTAAAATTCAGGATGTCTTCGAAGAGCCCGCCTGCGAGAAGAACCGCAGCAAGGATTCCAAGGCGCGTAAAAACGGCTGTTCGAAGCCGCTGATCCCCGGGGCGGCAGCCGGCGGCTGCGCTTTCGACGGCGCCAAGATCGTGCTGCAGCCGGTTACCGACGTGGCTCACTTGATCCATGGGCCTCTCGCCTGTGAGGGCAATTCCTGGGACAACCGCGGATCGGCTTCGTCAGGTCCGACGCTCTGGCGCACGAGTTTCACGACCGACCTTACCGAACTCGACGTGGTGATGGGAAACGGCGAGCGCAAACTTTTCAAAGCGATCCGTGAGATCAAGGAGGCGTATGCTCCGCCGGCAATCTTCGTCTATTCGACCTGCGTGACGGCGCTCGTTGGCGACGACATCGAGGCGGTCTGCAAGCGCGCTGCGGAAAAATTCGGGCTGCCGGTCGTGCCGGTGAATGCGCCGGGCTTCGCCGGTTCCAAGAACCTTGGCAATAAGCTCGCCGGTGAGGCGTTGCACGATTATGTGATCGGCACGGTAGAGCCCGATGACGCGAGCGCCTACGACATCAATATCATTGGTGAGTTCAACCTCTCCGGCGAGTTTTGGCTGGTGAAACCGCTTCTTGACCGGCTCGGGATCAGAGTTCGGGCCTGCATTCCAGGCGACGCCCGATATCTTGACATTGCTTCTGCGCACCGTGCCAAGGCGTCCATGTTGGTGTGCTCGACAGCACTCGTCAATCTCGCACGCAAAATGGAGGAACGTTGGGGCATCCCCTTCTTTGAAGGCTCCTTCTACGGCATTAGTGACACCTCGGAAGCACTTAGGCAGATCGCCGAACTGCTCGTGACGAAGGGTGCGGAACCAGAGATCCTCGAGCGCACCGAGGCACTGATCGAGGAGGAGGAGGCGGTTGCCTGGAAGAAACTCGCTGCATACCGGCCGAGGCTCGAAGGTAAGCGCGTGTTACTCAACACCGGTGGTGTGAAGTCTTGGTCGGTTGTCCATGCACTGATGGAGGTTGGCATGGAGATCGTCGGTACCTCGATCAAGAAATCGACGCCTGAAGACAAGGAGCGCATCAAGCAACTCCTGAAAGACGAAAACCACGTGTTCGAAACGATGGCGCCGCGCGAGCTTTACAACATGCTCGCGGACGATAAAGCCGATATCATGCTGTCTGGCGGGCGCACGCAATTCATCGCGCTGAAGGCCAAGACACCTTGGCTTGATATCAACCAGGAACGCCACCACCCCTATGCCGGCTATGACGGCATGGTGGAGCTCGTTCGGCAGATCGATCTTGCCATTCACAACCCGATCTGGACTGAGGTGCGGGAGCCGGCACCGTGGGAGTGTCAGCCCAAGACGGAAGGTGTGCCAAGCAGTCAAAACGAGGTCGAAACTTTCCATCCTGCAAGCCCGCCGTCGTCACCAGCCCCGGTTGCTTCCATAAGGTGA
- the nifN gene encoding nitrogenase iron-molybdenum cofactor biosynthesis protein NifN, translating to MACILPQTKSAAVNPLKSSQPLGAALAYLGVGGAIPLFHGSQGCTSFALVLFVRHFKEAIPLQTTAMDGVATILGGAGNLEEAILNLKRRAKPTLIGICTTALVETRGEDFAGDLAKIKRDRADELAGTEIVLASTPDFEGAIEEGWAKAVTSLIEGITTPGEQRRDQKKIAILPGWHLTVADIELLRETVESFGLKPVILPDISGSLDGTVPDDRWVPTTYGGTAIDEIRELGTCFQAVAIGEHMRGAAEALQAKAGVPYALFEQLVGMKVIDRFMSMLSMIAGNPVPVSIRRRRAQLQDALLDGHFHFGGRRIAIAAEPDHLLQLATFFKGMGADIVAAVSTTGTSGILTKVPADAVQIGDLSDLESMARLANVDLIVTHSHGRQAAERLGVPLMRVGFPIFDRLGSQHKLTILYQGTRDMIFDVANLFQARHCASPASLDHFRNRETPR from the coding sequence ATGGCATGCATTCTTCCCCAGACCAAGTCCGCAGCGGTCAATCCGCTGAAGTCGTCGCAGCCGCTCGGCGCGGCCTTGGCCTATCTTGGAGTCGGGGGTGCAATACCGCTGTTCCACGGCAGTCAAGGCTGCACCAGCTTCGCGCTGGTGCTGTTCGTGCGTCATTTCAAAGAGGCCATTCCCTTGCAGACCACGGCGATGGACGGAGTGGCGACGATCCTCGGTGGCGCAGGCAATCTGGAAGAGGCAATCCTCAATCTCAAGAGGCGCGCAAAACCCACGTTGATCGGAATTTGCACGACAGCCCTGGTGGAAACCCGCGGCGAAGATTTCGCAGGCGATCTCGCCAAGATCAAGCGGGATCGTGCCGATGAGCTCGCGGGTACGGAGATCGTGCTGGCGAGCACGCCGGATTTCGAGGGAGCGATTGAAGAGGGATGGGCTAAGGCCGTCACCTCTCTGATCGAGGGCATCACCACTCCAGGCGAGCAGAGGCGCGATCAGAAGAAGATTGCAATCCTGCCAGGATGGCATTTGACGGTCGCCGATATCGAGCTTCTGCGCGAAACGGTCGAAAGCTTTGGTCTGAAGCCGGTAATCCTGCCGGACATTTCCGGCTCGCTCGATGGTACTGTACCCGACGACCGTTGGGTGCCCACCACCTATGGCGGCACAGCAATTGACGAAATCCGGGAGCTCGGCACCTGCTTCCAGGCCGTCGCGATCGGCGAGCATATGCGCGGGGCCGCTGAGGCGCTGCAGGCAAAAGCCGGCGTGCCTTATGCGCTCTTTGAGCAGCTTGTCGGTATGAAGGTGATAGATCGTTTTATGAGTATGCTGTCGATGATTGCCGGCAACCCAGTGCCGGTCTCGATCCGCCGTCGCCGGGCGCAACTGCAGGACGCGCTGCTCGACGGCCATTTCCATTTCGGGGGCAGACGCATCGCGATAGCCGCAGAGCCAGACCACCTCCTTCAACTTGCGACTTTTTTCAAGGGCATGGGTGCTGACATCGTTGCCGCCGTGTCGACCACGGGCACTAGTGGCATTCTTACGAAGGTGCCGGCAGACGCCGTCCAAATTGGCGATCTTTCCGATCTCGAGAGCATGGCGCGTCTCGCGAACGTTGACCTGATTGTTACTCATTCCCACGGCCGTCAGGCAGCCGAGCGGCTTGGCGTCCCGCTAATGAGGGTTGGCTTTCCGATCTTCGATCGGCTGGGCAGCCAGCACAAGCTCACAATTCTCTATCAGGGAACGCGCGACATGATCTTCGATGTTGCCAACCTTTTCCAGGCCAGACATTGCGCGTCTCCCGCATCACTTGATCATTTTCGCAACCGAGAAACGCCCAGATGA
- the nifX gene encoding nitrogen fixation protein NifX, translated as MTGARRLSIVPDRVRSSAPKRKVGALRVAIATQDLRSLDAHFGSAKRFAVYDVSADDWELVEVLSFEEVSDESGKHRTEGDDRIAPKVEALKGCHLLFCLAIGGPSAAKVVSAKIHPIKVPDPQSIEDVLSRTRTMLRTAPPPWLRKVLTEAGATEKKPFDEED; from the coding sequence ATGACCGGTGCCCGTCGCCTTTCCATCGTCCCTGACAGGGTTCGCTCATCAGCTCCGAAACGGAAAGTCGGTGCATTGAGGGTAGCAATCGCCACCCAGGATCTGAGATCTCTCGACGCCCATTTCGGCTCTGCCAAACGTTTCGCCGTCTATGACGTGAGTGCCGACGACTGGGAGCTCGTGGAAGTCCTGTCCTTCGAAGAGGTCTCCGACGAGAGCGGAAAGCACCGCACCGAGGGTGACGATCGCATTGCCCCGAAGGTGGAGGCGTTGAAAGGCTGTCACCTGTTGTTCTGTCTGGCGATCGGTGGGCCTTCGGCAGCCAAGGTTGTTTCGGCGAAAATCCACCCGATCAAAGTACCCGACCCTCAATCAATAGAAGACGTGCTGTCGAGAACACGGACAATGCTTAGAACAGCGCCGCCCCCATGGTTGCGCAAGGTGCTAACCGAAGCAGGCGCCACCGAAAAGAAACCTTTCGACGAGGAGGACTAA
- a CDS encoding NifX-associated nitrogen fixation protein, which yields MATMTSITDGPADNEDWDLATPFLECLIRLIRAQDTHGAWEGKSQPDLLADFILTKEQRREIPIIGDPDPDVLWRLQNFYSCVGLVIEERTGLLASPIMTISHEGFGRVLLTTGRLVVLSKTLRDVHRFGFETLGRLSESGTKMVEDAIAVIETYPDVARA from the coding sequence ATGGCCACAATGACAAGCATTACCGATGGCCCTGCTGACAATGAGGATTGGGATCTCGCGACCCCTTTCCTCGAATGCCTTATCAGGCTCATCCGGGCTCAGGATACCCATGGGGCGTGGGAAGGCAAATCGCAGCCTGACCTGCTGGCCGACTTCATCCTCACTAAGGAGCAGCGCCGTGAGATCCCGATCATCGGCGATCCCGATCCGGATGTGCTGTGGAGGCTCCAGAACTTTTATAGTTGTGTGGGACTTGTGATCGAGGAGCGCACAGGGCTGTTGGCATCGCCGATTATGACGATCAGCCATGAGGGCTTTGGCCGCGTGCTTCTCACGACGGGACGGTTGGTTGTTCTGTCGAAGACCCTGCGCGATGTCCACCGGTTCGGCTTTGAAACGCTTGGCAGGCTCTCTGAATCAGGCACGAAAATGGTTGAGGATGCGATCGCAGTTATCGAAACCTATCCTGACGTGGCGCGTGCGTGA